In Centroberyx gerrardi isolate f3 chromosome 20, fCenGer3.hap1.cur.20231027, whole genome shotgun sequence, a genomic segment contains:
- the LOC139928016 gene encoding integrin beta-3-like, with amino-acid sequence MGTLTAQRILWICMLISTGITAICGSNVCTSRGASTCKQCLAVHPSCAWCFQEEFGQGVAGLSRCDLKSNLVAAGCAPSGLESPTSKLQVIEDRPLSNKAAGATQDVTQIQPQKLHITLRPDDSKRFTVKVRQVEDYPVDLYYLMDLSFSMNDDLFRLRTLGKGLAEAMNRTTSNLRMGFGAFVDKPLSPYMYISPKEAVKNPCYSINTTCLPQFGYKHVLSLTEEVGRFTEEVKKQMVSRNRDAPEGGFDAIIQAAVCKERIGWRPGASHLLIFTSDAKTHVALDGRLAGIVQPNDGQCHLNTENMYSMSTTMDYPSLALITEKMSENNINLIFAVTNPVVPLYQNYSELIPGTAVGTLSNDSGNVIQLILKAYAKIRSKVELELQGVPEELSLSFNATCLNGELIPGLKSCSGLKIGDTVSFSVEARARGCPKQKKKTFVIKPVGFKDSLSITVTFECDCKCQTKAQPDSPKCNQGNGTYECGICLCHPGRLGPRCECAEGDYNPMEQDRCSAPAGSGGPQAAICSGRGDCVCGQCVCHSSDFGKVWGKLCECDDFNCLRYKGELCSGHGTCDCGFCQCGPDWQGENCNCSRRTDTCMSNLGLLCSGRGQCVCGACECTQPGAYGATCDKCPTCPDACTMKKECVECKHFKRGKLFEDNTCTRICRDEIELVEDLVLHDTNAVNCTYKDEDDCVERFQYYEDASGKSILYVVKEPDCPKGPDILVVLLSVAGAILFLGLAALLIWKLLVTIHDRREFAKFEEERARAKWDTGHNPLYKGATSTFTNITYRGKD; translated from the exons ATGGGTACTCTCACCGCGCAAAGGATATTGTGGATATGCATGTTGATTTCTACTGGAATAACAGCCATTTGTG GTTCCAACGTCTGCACCTCCAGAGGGGCCAGTACATGCAAGCAATGTCTGGCTGTGCACCCCAGCTGTGCCTGGTGCTTCCAAGAG GAGTTTGGGCAGGGGGTTGCCGGCTTGTCCCGCTGCGATCTGAAGAGCAACCTGGTGGCGGCGGGCTGCGCTCCATCTGGTCTGGAGTCTCCCACCAGCAAACTGCAGGTGATCGAGGACCGGCCGCTCAGCAACAAGGCAGCGGGAGCCACGCAGGACGTCACCCAGATCCAGCCCCAGAAACTCCACATCACCCTCCGACCAG ATGACTCCAAGCGCTTCACAGTGAAGGTGCGTCAGGTGGAGGACTATCCCGTGGATCTCTACTACCTCATGGACCTCTCCTTCTCCATGAATGACGACCTGTTCCGCCTGAGGACGCTGGGCAAGGGCCTGGCTGAGGCCATGAACCGCACCACCAGCAACCTGCGCATGGGATTTGGGGCCTTTGTGGACAAGCCCCTCTCACCTTACATGTATATTTCCCCTAAAGAGGCTGTGAAGAACCCCTGCTACAG catCAACACCACCTGTCTGCCCCAGTTCGGCTACAAGCATGTGCTGTCGCTGACGGAGGAAGTGGGCCGCTTCACCGAGGAGGTGAAGAAGCAGATGGTGTCCAGGAACCGAGACGCTCCGGAGGGGGGCTTCGACGCCATCATCCAGGCTGCCGTCTGcaag GAGCGGATCGGCTGGCGTCCCGGTGCCTCCCACCTCCTGATCTTCACCTCAGACGCCAAGACCCACGTGGCTCTGGACGGTCGCCTGGCTGGGATCGTACAGCCCAACGACGGGCAGTGCCACCTCAACACTGAGAatatgtacagcatgtctaccacCATG GACTACCCATCTCTAGCTCTGATCACAGAGAAGATGTCGGAGAACAACATCAACCTCATCTTTGCAGTCACCAACCCTGTGGTTCCTCTGTACCAG AACTACAGTGAGCTGATTCCTGGCACAGCGGTGGGAACGCTGTCCAACGACTCGGGCAACGTTATTCAGCTTATACTGAAGGCCTACGCT AAAATCCGCTCCaaggtggagctggagctgcaggGCGTCCCGGAGGAGCTGTCCCTGTCCTTCAACGCCACCTGTCTGAACGGAGAGCTCATCCCCGGCCTCAAGTCCTGCTCCGGACTCAAGATAGGAGACACG GTCTCCTTCAGCGTGGAGGCTCGTGCTCGCGGTTGCcccaaacagaagaagaaaacctTCGTCATCAAGCCTGTGGGCTTCAAGGACTCCCTCTCCATCACCGTCACCTTCGAGTGCGACTGCAAGTGCCAGACCAAGGCCCAGCCCGACAGCCCTAAATGTAACCAGGGCAACGGGACCTACGAGTGCGGCATCTGCCTGTGCCACCCGGGTCGCCTGGGGCCGCGCTGCGAGTGCGCCGAGGGCGACTATAATCCCATGGAGCAGGACCGCTGCAGCGCGCCCGCGGGCTCCGGAGGCCCCCAGGCTGCCATCTGTAGCGGCCGCggcgactgtgtgtgtggccagtgtgtgtgcCACAGCAGCGACTTTGGCAAAGTGTGGGGCAAGCTGTGCGAGTGTGATGACTTCAACTGCCTGCGCTACAAGGGTGAACTGTGCTCAG gccATGGAACCTGTGACTGTGGTTTCTGCCAGTGTGGGCCGGACTGGCAGGGCGAGAACTGTAACTGCTCCAGGCGGACCGACACCTGCATGTCCAACCTGGGCCTGCTGTGCAGCGGGAggggccagtgtgtgtgcggggCCTGTGAGTGCACCCAGCCCGGCGCCTACGGGGCCACCTGCGACAAGTGTCCCACCTGCCCCGACGCCTGCACCATGAAGAA GGAATGTGTGGAGTGTAAGCACTTCAAGAGGGGCAAGCTGTTTGAGGACAACACCTGCACTCGCATCTGCAGGGATGAGATTGAGCTAGTGGAAGACTTAG TGCTCCATGATACAAATGCTGTGAACTGTACTTACAAGGATGAGGACGACTGTGTGGAGCGTTTTCAGTACTATGAGGACGCCAGCGGCAAGTCCATCTTGTATGTCGTCAAAGAGCCAG aTTGCCCCAAGGGCCCAGACATCTTGGTGGTGCTTCTGTCAGTGGCGGGGGCCATCTTGTTCCTTGGCTTGGCGGCTCTGCTCATCTGGAAGCTGCTGGTTACCATCCACGACAGGCGGGAGTTTGCCAAATTTGAGGAGGAGCGCGCTCGTGCCAAGTGGGACACG GGACACAATCCTCTGTACAAAGGAGCCACCTCTACCTTCACAAACATCACTTACAGAGGCAAGGATTGA
- the LOC139928003 gene encoding G-protein coupled receptor 4-like, with the protein MEALHNSTILSNGTFIIINGTDIITLEPHRPAAFHVTAWIVISIGLPLTLLAICTLVSLVRDGHAAPIYVINLLVSDLIQFCCMAWEYTSFDLSSSIYDTGVVASLGFMVCIAMERYLVIAYPLWYRFRRNIKASVVISIVVWAFSVILLFFTYLFGFVEQCILFSIVFLLPFPLLIFFLAGTLKALSASISVPPEEKRRIVGALVLVLLNYTLLFLPMITWFLMAATSSTGPNFHPILCIIVLQFKPLVDLVLYVFMRKGAVDKLLACLCRCRMTREQEQGQINTVNGDTTGRVSSV; encoded by the exons ATGGAAGCTTTGCACAACTCTACCATCTTAAGCAACGGCACTTTTATTATCATCAACGGCACTGATATTATCACGCTGGAGCCTCACCGCCCAGCCGCCTTTCATGTGACGGCATGGATCGTCATCTCCATCGGCCTTCCTTtgaccttgctggccatttgcACTCTGGTTTCTCTG GTGCGAGACGGCCATGCTGCTCCAATCTACGTCATCAACCTCCTCGTCTCCGATCTCATCCAGTTCTGCTGCATGGCCTGGGAATACACCAGCTTTGATTTGTCTTCTAGCATCTACGATACTGGGGTGGTGGCTAGTCTTGGCTTCATGGTGTGTATAGCCATGGAAAG GTATTTGGTCATCGCCTACCCACTGTGGTACCGCTTCAGACGAAACATCAAGGCCTCTGTGGTGATTTCCATTGTGGTCTGGGCCTTCTCCGTCATCCTGCTCTTTTTCACCTACCTTTTTGGTTTCGTGGAGCAATGCATCCTCTTCTCCAtcgtctttctcctccccttccccctgctCATCTTCTTCCTGGCTGGGACCCTCAAAGCTCTGTCTGCTTCCATCTCTGTCCCCCCAGAAGAGAAACGCCGAATCGTGGGAGCCTTGGTCCTGGTGCTGCTTAACTACACGCTGCTGTTCCTGCCCATGATCACTTGGTTCCTGATGGCAGCAACAAGCTCAACTGGCCCAAATTTTCACCCTATCCTATGTATCATCGTCCTCCAGTTCAAACCTCTTGTGGACTTGGTTCTGTATGTTTTCATGAGGAAAGGAGCTGTAGACAAGCTGCTGGCCTGCCTGTGTCGGTGCAGGATGACCAGAGAGCAAGAGCAGGGACAGATCAACACCGTGAATGGCGATACCACAGGGAGGGTCAGCTCTgtgtag